The Candidatus Syntrophosphaera sp. genome includes a region encoding these proteins:
- the pyrF gene encoding orotidine-5'-phosphate decarboxylase → MATMRSRSFYSKYQARWQSTASLVCIGLDSDVTQLPDCVLSEANPIWEFNRRIIDETHAHACAYKPNLAFYLSDGSRGLEALRLTVEYIPEDIPVILDCKAGDIGNTMEQYAVSFFDKLRFDAITLNPLMGSDVLKPVLKRDGAFAFALALTSNPSAEDFFLQGGMAERVSDWINGFAVDKVGAVVGATQSQDLRRMRELMPGRIFLIPGIGAQGGDLQDVLQDATDTREMPNILINSSRGIIFKEKTPLFAKAAGDEARKLKDLAVV, encoded by the coding sequence ATGGCAACGATGCGGTCAAGATCGTTCTACTCTAAATACCAGGCCCGCTGGCAAAGCACCGCAAGCCTCGTCTGCATCGGCCTGGATTCGGACGTCACCCAACTGCCGGATTGCGTGCTCTCGGAAGCCAACCCGATCTGGGAGTTCAACCGCCGCATCATAGACGAGACCCATGCCCATGCCTGCGCCTACAAGCCCAATCTGGCCTTCTATCTCAGCGACGGAAGCCGGGGCCTGGAAGCTCTGCGGCTCACGGTCGAGTACATTCCCGAGGATATACCCGTGATCCTGGATTGCAAGGCCGGCGATATTGGCAACACCATGGAGCAGTATGCCGTCAGCTTTTTCGACAAACTCCGCTTTGACGCCATCACCCTCAACCCGCTGATGGGTTCAGATGTCCTCAAGCCAGTTCTGAAGAGGGACGGGGCCTTTGCCTTCGCGCTTGCCCTGACCTCCAATCCCTCGGCGGAGGATTTTTTTCTGCAGGGCGGCATGGCGGAAAGGGTGTCGGATTGGATCAACGGCTTTGCCGTCGATAAGGTCGGCGCCGTGGTCGGTGCCACTCAAAGCCAGGATTTGAGGCGCATGCGGGAACTAATGCCCGGCCGGATTTTTCTGATTCCCGGGATCGGAGCCCAGGGCGGAGACCTCCAGGACGTTCTCCAGGACGCGACCGACACCCGGGAAATGCCCAACATCCTGATCAATTCATCGCGGGGGATCATCTTCAAGGAAAAAACCCCCCTGTTTGCCAAAGCTGCAGGGGACGAGGCCCGGAAACTCAAGGACCTGGCTGTAGTTTAG
- a CDS encoding aminotransferase class I/II-fold pyridoxal phosphate-dependent enzyme — translation MFAVSFGSDNHSGVHPKIWEAMRKADEGYCAAYGDDELTLRVLRSLEELFGGGCEASFVTTGTGANVIALQNYVRSYHAVFCAATAHINVDECGAVQKFTQSRLKVIDTPDGKLTPELILPNLLNNRDQHHSQGRVVSITQSTEYGTLYTLEELRALADFAHTHEMYLHIDGARLANAAAALNCTMREMTKDAGVDIVSLGGAKNGLLFGEAIISFRPELTSDLRFYRKQCTQLFSKMRYIAAQFEAYLENDLWRENALKANAMAALLASRLREIPQVRITQPVMVNSLYVVLPRETTPALQAKYHFYMWNEALNEVRLMCSYNTTQEQIEEFIQTLRKML, via the coding sequence ATGTTTGCAGTGAGTTTTGGCAGCGACAACCATTCCGGAGTGCATCCCAAAATCTGGGAAGCAATGCGGAAAGCGGATGAAGGATATTGTGCGGCCTATGGCGACGATGAATTGACCCTGCGGGTCCTGAGAAGCCTGGAAGAGCTGTTCGGAGGAGGCTGCGAGGCGAGTTTTGTGACCACCGGCACGGGCGCGAACGTGATCGCCTTGCAAAACTACGTGCGGTCCTACCATGCGGTGTTCTGCGCCGCCACAGCCCACATCAACGTGGATGAATGCGGCGCGGTGCAAAAATTCACCCAGTCCCGGCTGAAAGTGATTGATACCCCGGATGGCAAACTCACTCCGGAACTGATCTTGCCAAACCTCTTAAATAACCGCGACCAGCACCATTCCCAAGGACGCGTCGTTTCCATCACCCAAAGCACGGAATACGGCACCCTCTACACTTTAGAGGAGTTAAGGGCCCTGGCGGATTTCGCCCACACTCACGAGATGTATCTGCATATCGACGGTGCCCGGCTGGCCAACGCGGCTGCGGCCTTGAACTGCACGATGCGGGAAATGACCAAGGACGCGGGAGTGGACATAGTGAGCTTGGGAGGAGCGAAGAACGGCCTGCTGTTCGGCGAGGCGATCATCAGTTTCCGGCCGGAACTCACTTCCGACCTGCGTTTCTACCGCAAGCAATGCACCCAGCTATTTAGCAAGATGCGCTATATTGCCGCGCAGTTTGAGGCCTATCTGGAAAATGATCTATGGAGAGAAAACGCGCTTAAAGCCAATGCCATGGCCGCTTTGCTGGCATCGCGTTTGCGGGAGATCCCGCAGGTGCGGATCACCCAGCCGGTGATGGTCAATTCTCTTTATGTGGTCCTGCCCCGGGAAACAACTCCGGCTTTGCAGGCAAAATACCATTTCTACATGTGGAACGAGGCCCTCAATGAGGTTCGCCTGATGTGCAGTTATAACACGACACAGGAGCAGATCGAGGAATTTATCCAGACCTTGCGAAAAATGCTCTAG
- the pyrR gene encoding bifunctional pyr operon transcriptional regulator/uracil phosphoribosyltransferase PyrR: MQTKSTIMDKAQMERSVHRMAHEIIEQNRGLEKIRLVGIRSRGVPLAQRLSNYLRLIEGQDIPVGILDITLYRDDLSTISHQPVIKGSQLGFDIEDAIIILVDDVLYTGRTVRAAIDALMDFGRPKQIQLAVLIDRGHRELPIKADFVGKNVPTSKEEIISVEFEETDGNDAVKIVLL, from the coding sequence ATGCAGACAAAAAGCACGATCATGGACAAAGCGCAGATGGAGCGCAGCGTCCACCGCATGGCGCATGAAATCATCGAGCAGAACCGCGGCCTGGAAAAGATCCGCCTGGTGGGAATCCGCTCCAGGGGAGTGCCTCTGGCGCAGCGGCTTTCCAACTATCTGCGCCTGATCGAGGGCCAGGACATTCCCGTGGGAATATTGGACATAACCCTTTACCGCGATGATCTTTCCACCATCTCGCATCAGCCCGTGATAAAAGGCTCGCAATTGGGTTTCGATATCGAGGACGCCATCATCATCCTGGTCGACGATGTGCTTTACACCGGCAGGACGGTGCGCGCGGCCATCGACGCGCTGATGGATTTCGGCCGCCCCAAACAGATCCAACTGGCCGTGCTGATCGACCGCGGACACCGCGAACTGCCGATCAAGGCTGATTTCGTGGGCAAAAACGTCCCCACTTCCAAGGAAGAGATCATCAGCGTGGAATTTGAAGAAACGGATGGCAACGATGCGGTCAAGATCGTTCTACTCTAA
- a CDS encoding methylmalonyl-CoA carboxyltransferase: MLTSKDAIRKLQEKEARILQMGGEKAVEKQKQGGKLNARERLDLLFDPGTFRELDMFVQHRCDNFGMENIEIPSDGVITGHGLVDGRPVFAFSQDFTSRGGSLGEMHAAKICKVMDMALKSGLPLIGIQDSGGARIQEGVDALRGYGDIFYRNSRASGVIPQITAIMGPCAGGAVYSPAMTDFVFMVKHTSFMFITGPDVIRAVTGEETTQEELGGAMAHNSKSGNAHFACENDADAIQQIKMLLSFLPANNMEDAPRTECADDPWRLCPELDEIIPDSPKMSYDMRDIIHSIADNGLFFEPHKYYAQNVIVGFSRLNGRVVGIVANQPTVLAGCLDIDASDKATRFIRFCDAFNIPLLTFVDVPGYLPGTHQEHSGIIRHGAKLLWCYSEATVPKLTVVTRKDYGGSYIAMSSRHLGADMVFAWPKAEIAVMGAQGAANIIFRKEIAAAEDKDAKRAEMIQIYEDQFNNPYVAAARGYVDAVILPSETRKRLIDALEILSSKSESLPPKKHGNIPA, encoded by the coding sequence ATGTTAACAAGCAAGGACGCGATCAGGAAGCTGCAGGAGAAGGAAGCCAGGATCCTGCAAATGGGCGGCGAAAAGGCCGTGGAAAAACAGAAGCAGGGCGGCAAACTCAATGCCCGCGAGCGTTTGGACCTGCTGTTCGATCCCGGCACCTTCCGTGAATTGGATATGTTTGTGCAGCACCGCTGCGATAATTTTGGCATGGAAAACATCGAGATCCCCTCAGATGGAGTGATCACCGGCCATGGATTGGTCGACGGACGCCCTGTCTTCGCGTTTTCGCAGGATTTCACCTCGCGGGGCGGATCGTTGGGAGAAATGCACGCCGCCAAGATCTGCAAGGTCATGGACATGGCCCTGAAAAGCGGGCTTCCCCTGATCGGAATCCAGGATAGCGGCGGGGCCCGCATTCAGGAAGGAGTTGACGCACTGCGCGGCTACGGGGATATTTTCTACCGCAATTCCCGCGCCAGTGGAGTGATCCCCCAGATCACCGCGATCATGGGGCCCTGCGCCGGTGGGGCGGTCTATTCACCCGCCATGACGGATTTCGTTTTCATGGTCAAGCACACCAGTTTCATGTTCATCACCGGACCAGACGTGATCCGCGCGGTCACCGGCGAAGAAACCACCCAGGAAGAGCTCGGCGGCGCGATGGCTCACAACAGCAAGAGCGGGAACGCCCATTTCGCCTGTGAGAACGATGCCGACGCCATCCAGCAGATCAAGATGCTGCTCAGTTTTTTGCCGGCCAACAACATGGAGGACGCGCCGCGCACAGAATGCGCGGATGATCCCTGGCGGCTATGCCCTGAACTGGATGAGATCATTCCGGACAGCCCTAAGATGAGCTATGACATGCGCGACATCATCCACAGCATCGCGGATAACGGCCTCTTTTTCGAACCGCACAAGTATTACGCTCAAAACGTGATCGTGGGATTTTCCCGCCTCAACGGACGCGTCGTCGGCATAGTGGCAAACCAGCCCACAGTGCTGGCAGGCTGCCTGGACATCGATGCCTCGGACAAGGCCACCCGCTTCATCCGCTTTTGCGATGCCTTCAACATACCGCTGCTGACCTTCGTTGACGTGCCCGGCTACCTGCCCGGCACGCATCAGGAACATAGCGGAATCATCCGCCACGGCGCGAAGTTGCTCTGGTGCTACTCCGAAGCGACCGTTCCCAAACTCACGGTCGTCACCCGCAAGGACTACGGTGGAAGCTATATCGCCATGAGCAGCAGGCACTTGGGCGCGGACATGGTTTTTGCCTGGCCCAAGGCCGAGATCGCCGTGATGGGCGCACAGGGCGCGGCCAACATCATCTTCCGCAAGGAGATAGCCGCGGCCGAAGACAAAGATGCCAAGCGGGCTGAAATGATCCAGATCTATGAAGACCAGTTCAACAATCCCTATGTGGCGGCCGCCCGCGGCTATGTGGACGCGGTGATCCTGCCCTCCGAAACCCGCAAGCGCCTGATCGACGCTCTGGAAATCCTGAGCAGCAAGAGCGAAAGCCTGCCGCCCAAAAAACATGGGAACATACCGGCCTAA
- a CDS encoding pyruvate carboxylase subunit B has translation MAEHGIVEKSAMRYEADRPRAANPIKIQDLSFRDGHQSLFATRGRTEDMLHVAELMDQVGYYSMEVWGGATFDAMHRYLGEDPWERIRVLKKHIKKTPFSMLLRGQNLVGYQNYADDVVEAFVQRACDNGIDIFRVFDALNDFRNFQTAVKIIKKNKKHFQGTICYSLTEQRMGGETYNLEYYLKKAKQLEEMGADTVCIKDMAGLVAPYDAYDIVKGLKETVKVPVHFHTHFTSGMGDLALFKAIEAGVDIIDTCLGPYAYRTSHPAVEPFVNALLGTNRDTGFDIRLLNKISKEMEKDIPKYLHFADNTKFSIIDTDVIIHQTPGGMLSNLVNQLKQMDAIDRLDDVFAEIPKVRKELGQIPLVTPTSQIVGIQAVNNALFDTKDGEYSRITEQVKDLCYGLYGKTTLPIDPEVQKKALKGYPRGEKPITVRPGDVIEPAMDKVKAETEGLAKDLDDQLIVALYNLTGKKFLRIKYDLEPMPEDMKPLTIEEVKRQEELCQKARAGQLVEKTAKQPTEKPDGLRQFDVYVDDTYYQVEVSEKGGNPRVVRTAPVAQAPAALAPKASNPAPAPVQNNPAPAPAPKPAKPVVDSAEGTPVHAPMPGMFIKYDKQVGDKVQVGETVLVLEAMKMYNNIPSPVEGTVVSTPFTSGDTVGKGDVLIVIKPE, from the coding sequence ATGGCAGAACATGGAATCGTAGAAAAAAGCGCCATGCGCTACGAAGCCGACCGTCCCAGGGCGGCAAACCCGATCAAGATCCAGGACCTGTCCTTCCGGGACGGGCATCAGTCCCTGTTCGCCACCCGCGGCAGGACGGAAGACATGCTGCATGTGGCCGAACTCATGGACCAGGTTGGCTATTACAGCATGGAAGTATGGGGCGGAGCGACCTTTGACGCGATGCACCGCTATCTGGGAGAGGATCCCTGGGAGCGCATCCGCGTCCTTAAAAAACACATCAAGAAAACCCCCTTTTCCATGCTCCTGCGCGGGCAAAACCTCGTGGGCTACCAAAACTATGCCGACGATGTGGTGGAAGCCTTCGTGCAAAGGGCCTGCGACAACGGGATAGACATCTTCCGCGTGTTCGACGCCCTTAACGACTTCCGCAATTTCCAGACCGCGGTCAAGATCATCAAGAAGAACAAGAAACATTTCCAGGGAACGATCTGTTATTCGCTCACCGAACAGCGCATGGGTGGCGAAACCTACAACCTGGAGTACTATCTGAAAAAAGCCAAACAGCTTGAGGAGATGGGTGCTGACACAGTCTGCATCAAGGACATGGCGGGCCTGGTGGCTCCCTATGACGCCTACGACATTGTCAAGGGGCTGAAGGAAACTGTGAAGGTTCCGGTGCATTTCCACACCCATTTCACCAGCGGAATGGGTGATCTGGCCTTGTTCAAAGCCATCGAGGCCGGGGTGGACATCATCGACACCTGCCTCGGGCCCTATGCCTACCGGACCTCGCATCCTGCCGTGGAACCCTTTGTGAACGCGCTTTTGGGCACCAACCGCGACACCGGGTTCGACATCCGTCTGCTGAACAAGATCAGCAAGGAAATGGAAAAGGACATCCCCAAATACCTGCATTTCGCGGACAACACGAAGTTTTCCATCATCGACACGGACGTCATCATCCACCAGACCCCAGGCGGCATGCTATCCAACCTGGTGAACCAGCTCAAGCAGATGGACGCCATCGACAGGCTGGACGACGTGTTTGCCGAGATCCCCAAGGTCCGCAAGGAACTGGGCCAGATACCTCTGGTGACGCCAACCAGCCAGATCGTGGGCATCCAAGCCGTGAACAATGCCCTGTTTGACACCAAAGATGGCGAATACTCCCGCATCACCGAACAGGTAAAAGACCTCTGCTACGGACTCTATGGCAAGACGACCTTGCCCATTGACCCAGAAGTACAGAAAAAAGCCCTGAAAGGTTATCCCCGCGGAGAAAAACCCATCACGGTCCGCCCCGGCGACGTGATCGAACCCGCCATGGACAAGGTGAAGGCCGAGACCGAAGGCCTGGCCAAGGATCTGGACGATCAATTGATCGTGGCGCTATACAATCTCACCGGAAAGAAATTCCTCAGGATCAAGTATGATCTGGAACCCATGCCGGAAGACATGAAACCTCTCACTATCGAAGAAGTCAAGCGCCAGGAAGAGCTATGCCAAAAGGCCAGAGCCGGCCAATTGGTTGAAAAAACCGCCAAGCAGCCAACCGAAAAACCCGATGGTCTTCGCCAGTTCGATGTATATGTGGATGACACCTATTACCAGGTTGAAGTGTCAGAGAAAGGCGGAAATCCGCGCGTGGTGAGAACCGCGCCGGTTGCGCAAGCCCCCGCGGCCCTGGCTCCCAAAGCCAGTAATCCGGCCCCCGCGCCAGTCCAGAACAATCCCGCTCCCGCTCCCGCACCCAAACCTGCCAAACCTGTTGTAGATTCTGCTGAAGGCACTCCGGTGCATGCCCCCATGCCCGGAATGTTCATCAAATATGACAAACAGGTCGGGGACAAAGTCCAGGTCGGCGAAACAGTTCTGGTGCTGGAAGCCATGAAGATGTACAACAACATCCCCAGCCCGGTCGAAGGAACCGTCGTTTCGACGCCTTTCACTTCGGGCGACACGGTCGGCAAGGGCGATGTTCTGATCGTCATCAAACCGGAATAA